One stretch of Juglans microcarpa x Juglans regia isolate MS1-56 chromosome 3D, Jm3101_v1.0, whole genome shotgun sequence DNA includes these proteins:
- the LOC121253968 gene encoding oligopeptide transporter 6-like, whose translation MGEVLPVEGKDTSEFDEECPIKQVDLTVPKTDDPTIPAVTFRMWVLGVTACVILSFVNQFFWYRKQPLSVSSISAQIAVIPIGHFMARVLPKRPFFEGTRLEFTLNPGPFNIKEHVLITIFANSGAGSVYAAHILSAVKLYYKRSLPFLPAFLIMLTTQVLGFGWAGLFRKYLVEPATMWWPSNLVQVALFRALHEKEKRPKGCTTRTQFFVLVLICSFAYYVLPGYLFLMLTSMSWVCWIAPKSVLVQQLGSGLEGLGIGSFGIDWSTISSYLGSPLASPWFATANTAVGFILVMYVMTPISYWFDFYNAKTFPIYSNNLFTSNGSEYNILSIINSRFHLDRATYGQMGPVHLSTFFAMTYGVGFATLTATIVHVLLFSGSDLWEQSKSAFGGSKKEDIHTRLMKKYKSVPTWWFLVILVLNIALIMYACMHYNESLQLPWWGVLLACGIAIFFTLPIGIIAATTNQMPGLNIITEYIIGYMYPERPVANMCFKVYGYISMTQALTFLADFKLGHYMKIPPRSMFLAQVVGTLVAVIVYTGTAWWLMESIPHLCDTSMLPKDSPWTCPMDRVFFDASVIWGLVGPRRIFGNLGEYGNVNWFFLGGAIAPFLVWLAHKAFPKQSWIRLIHMPVLLGATSMMPPASAVNYTSWIIVGFLSGFVVFRYRPEWWKRYNYVLSGGLDAGTAFMTVLLFVTMGSREIDWWGNNVEGCPLASCPTAKGVVVDGCPVVY comes from the exons ATGGGTGAGGTATTGCCCGTTGAGGGAAAGGATACCTCGGAGTTCGACGAGGAGTGTCCTATTAAACAGGTCGATCTAACGGTGCCCAAAACCGACGATCCGACCATACCGGCGGTCACATTCAGGATGTGGGTTCTGGGTGTTACTGCGTGTGTCATACTGTCCTTTGTGAACCAGTTCTTTTGGTACAGGAAACAGCCATTGTCGGTCAGTTCAATATCTGCCCAGATTGCGGTGATACCCATTGGGCACTTTATGGCGAGGGTGTTGCCAAAGCGTCCCTTCTTTGAGGGTACGAGGTTGGAGTTCACTTTGAATCCGGGGCCCTTCAACATCAAGGAACACGTTTTGATCACTATTTTTGCGAACTCGGGTGCTGGATCGGTTTATGCAGCTCATATTTTGTCTGCCGTTAAGCTCTATTATAAGAGGAGCCTCCCATTTCTTCCGGCCTTTCTTATTATGCTCACGACTCAG GTGTTAGGGTTTGGATGGGCTGGacttttcagaaaatatctggTTGAGCCGGCGACAATGTGGTGGCCTTCTAACCTGGTTCAGGTTGCATTATTCAG GGCCCTAcatgagaaggaaaaaaggCCTAAAGGCTGCACTACTCGTACCCAATTCTTCGTACTGGTCTTGATTTGTAGCTTTGCATATTATGTCTTACCTGGCTATCTTTTTCTCATGTTAACATCAATGTCTTGGGTCTGCTGGATTGCTCCGAAGTCTGTTCTTGTCCAACAACTGGGTTCTGGCTTAGAAGGCCTTGGTATAGGTTCCTTTGGGATTGATTGGAGTACAATTTCCTCTTACCTTGGGAGTCCATTAGCTAGTCCATGGTTTGCCACTGCCAACACTGCTGTTGGGTTCATACTTGTAATGTATGTGATGACACCCATTTCTTACTGGTTCGACTTCTACAATGCCAAGACCTTTCCAATATATTCCAACAACCTTTTCACATCAAACGGTTCGGAATACAACATTTTGAGCATCATTAACTCCAGATTTCATCTTGATCGTGCTACTTATGGACAGATGGGGCCTGTACATCTGAGTACATTCTTTGCTATGACTTATGGCGTTGGGTTTGCCACACTTACTGCTACTATTGTGCATGTTCTGCTATTCAGTGGAAG TGATTTATGGGAGCAAAGTAAAAGTGCCTTTGGAGGGAGTAAAAAGGAAGATATACATACCAGGCTTATGAAGAAGTACAAATCAGTTCCTACATGGTGGTTTCTTGTCATCCTTGTGTTGAACATCGCTCTTATAATGTATGCTTGCATGCATTACAATGAGTCACTTCAATTGCCTTGGTGGGGTGTGCTGCTAGCTTGTGGCATTGCTATTTTCTTCACTCTCCCAATTGGTATCATTGCTGCCACCACAAACCAG ATGCCAGGGTTGAATATTATAACAGAATACATTATTGGGTACATGTACCCTGAGCGTCCCGTTGCTAACATGTGCTTCAAGGTGTATGGATACATCAGCATGACTCAAGCTCTGACCTTTCTGGCAGACTTTAAACTTGGCCATTACATGAAGATTCCACCAAGATCAATGTTCTTGGCACAG GTGGTAGGAACTTTAGTAGCAGTAATTGTATACACGGGAACTGCATGGTGGCTGATGGAAAGCATCCCCCACCTCTGTGATACCTCTATGCTGCCAAAGGACAGCCCCTGGACTTGCCCGATGGACCGTGTCTTCTTCGATGCATCTGTCATCTGGGGGCTTGTTGGACCTCGTAGAATCTTTGGAAACCTTGGCGAATACGGGAATGTCAACTGGTTCTTTCTGGGTGGAGCCATTGCACCTTTCCTAGTCTGGCTTGCACACAAGGCATTCCCAAAACAAAGCTGGATTCGCCTGATTCACATGCCTGTCCTGTTGGGTGCTACATCAATGATGCCTCCAGCTAGTGCCGTAAACTACACAAGTTGGATCATTGTTGGTTTTCTCTCCGGATTTGTAGTCTTTAGGTACAGGCCAGAATGGTGGAAGCGCTATAATTATGTCCTTTCTGGTGGTCTTGATGCTGGAACTGCTTTCATGACAGTGTTGCTGTTTGTTACCATGGGATCAAGGGAAATTGACTGGTGGGGAAACAATGTGGAAGGGTGCCCCTTAGCTTCTTGCCCAACTGCAAAAGGTGTTGTGGTTGATGGCTGCCCAGTTGTCTATTAA
- the LOC121255197 gene encoding uncharacterized mitochondrial protein AtMg00820-like translates to MTTRAKNNIHCPKIRLDGTLPWLDKPSLSTTVASPLIPKEPTSYLKASKFQERRTAMVLEFQALLQNKKWDLVPASPSYNVLGAKWVLKSKCRVDGSLECRKARLVAKGFHQQPSLDYKEIFSPVVKPVTIRLLLSLAVSCRLSLH, encoded by the coding sequence ATGACTACCCGTGCCAAAAACAACATTCACTGCCCTAAAATTCGTTTGGATGGCACCCTCCCATGGCTTGACAAACCATCTCTGTCCACCACAGTTGCGTCTCCTCTCATACCCAAAGAGCCAACCTCCTATTTGAAGGCTTCAAAATTCCAAGAACGGAGAACAGCCATGGTCCTTGAATTTCAGGCTTTGTTGCAAAATAAAAAGTGGGACTTGGTTCCTGCGTCTCCTTCCTACAATGTACTTGGTGCTAAATGGGTTCTTAAGTCGAAATGCAGGGTGGATGGTTCCCTTGAGTGCCGCAAGGCTCGTCTTGTGGCCAAGGGATTCCATCAACAGCCCAGTCTCGACTACAAAGAGATATTTAGCCCCGTTGTTAAACCAGTGACCATTCGTTTGCTTCTGTCTCTTGCTGTGTCTTGCAGATTGTCTTTGCACTAG